In Deltaproteobacteria bacterium, a single window of DNA contains:
- a CDS encoding HD domain-containing protein: MLENFVPVQPSLINAYKDFPVFIIHPDTGSLVRFLPRSGAYSDTAIRRLLENGIKVFVTLLNEHEHREKFEQSLLLSLAGPFDEQKAAIVRDFTLMLVHESLTRQELADESQDGFSDNLLKLQELAEYYVALLDLDSGEDILRLMHRVMSKDLTTATHSVNVMILTLRYLEKERKEGRSEWLQCVTPSEDRSTTSAAERYALKQWALSALLHDIGKVMVPDQILKARRRLSSLEYSTMKMHVEHGWRIINRAVPQFSSQRVIVRGILDHHERMDGTGYPLQLTDVSLPGQVIGILDCYEALTTDKRPYRSAASPSDALRILKEDTLSAKFQPDVYMKLVRLVADA; encoded by the coding sequence ATGTTGGAAAACTTTGTCCCCGTTCAGCCGAGCCTGATCAACGCCTACAAGGACTTCCCAGTGTTCATCATTCACCCTGACACCGGTAGCCTGGTCCGGTTTTTGCCCAGAAGCGGCGCCTATTCGGATACCGCCATCCGCCGGCTGTTGGAGAACGGAATCAAGGTTTTCGTCACCCTTCTGAATGAGCATGAACACCGGGAAAAATTCGAGCAAAGCCTGCTGCTAAGCCTGGCAGGCCCCTTCGACGAGCAAAAAGCAGCCATCGTGCGGGATTTCACTCTCATGCTGGTGCACGAGAGTTTGACCCGCCAGGAACTCGCGGATGAGTCGCAGGACGGTTTCTCGGATAACCTCCTCAAACTGCAAGAACTTGCCGAATACTACGTGGCGCTGCTGGATCTGGACAGCGGTGAAGACATCCTCCGCCTGATGCACCGGGTTATGTCCAAAGATCTCACTACGGCCACGCATTCCGTGAATGTCATGATCCTCACTCTCAGGTATCTCGAGAAAGAACGCAAAGAAGGCCGAAGCGAATGGCTCCAGTGCGTAACGCCTTCCGAAGACCGTTCCACGACCTCGGCGGCCGAACGCTATGCCCTCAAGCAATGGGCCCTGTCTGCTTTATTGCACGACATCGGAAAAGTGATGGTCCCGGATCAGATCCTCAAGGCCAGAAGAAGGCTCTCCTCTCTGGAATACAGCACCATGAAAATGCACGTCGAGCACGGCTGGAGAATCATCAATCGGGCGGTCCCGCAGTTCTCGAGTCAGAGAGTGATCGTACGAGGGATCCTCGATCACCACGAACGCATGGACGGCACCGGATATCCGCTGCAGCTCACCGACGTCAGCCTTCCGGGACAGGTCATAGGCATACTGGATTGCTATGAGGCCCTCACAACGGATAAACGCCCATACCGGTCCGCCGCTTCGCCTTCGGATGCCCTGAGGATTCTGAAAGAGGACACGCTGAGCGCCAAATTCCAACCGGATGTGTACATGAAGCTCGTCCGTCTGGTGGCGGACGCGTGA
- a CDS encoding septum formation initiator family protein, giving the protein MAKVTSFLRSFFALGILAAILGWVLLYGDRGFINYLNLHNEKERLILLKQELRQKNRELLKGVKGLRNDLKYIERTARHELGMVREGEIVYRFKKPLSSDEVRHPDTYPKSLHAAK; this is encoded by the coding sequence TTGGCGAAGGTAACCTCCTTTCTCCGAAGTTTTTTTGCCCTGGGAATCCTGGCCGCCATCCTCGGCTGGGTGCTCCTCTATGGGGACAGAGGTTTTATCAACTACTTGAACTTGCACAATGAGAAGGAACGCCTTATCCTCCTCAAACAGGAACTTCGCCAGAAAAATCGGGAATTGCTCAAGGGGGTCAAAGGGCTACGAAACGATCTGAAGTACATTGAAAGAACGGCCCGACACGAACTGGGAATGGTTCGCGAAGGCGAAATCGTTTATCGATTCAAGAAACCGCTGTCCTCCGATGAGGTCCGCCACCCGGACACATATCCCAAATCCCTCCATGCCGCCAAATAG
- the efp gene encoding elongation factor P: MFTTADFRKGLKIEFDGKPFVIVDFLHVKPGKGGAFVRTKIKNMDTGQVLEKTFRAGEKVPKPDLQERNMQYLYKDNDQFCMMDNETFEQIFLSVEQARDAALYMKENVSVGVVFFKGAPIAIELPNFVELLVAETEPGVRGDTASGGGKPATLETGAVVQVPLFIEEGDLVKVDTRKGEYIERVKS; encoded by the coding sequence GTGTTTACAACCGCCGATTTTCGAAAGGGGCTTAAAATTGAATTTGACGGCAAGCCCTTTGTCATTGTGGATTTCCTGCACGTAAAGCCTGGAAAAGGCGGCGCCTTCGTTCGCACAAAGATCAAGAACATGGATACCGGTCAGGTGCTGGAAAAGACGTTTCGCGCCGGTGAGAAAGTGCCCAAGCCCGATCTGCAGGAAAGAAACATGCAATACCTTTACAAGGACAACGATCAGTTCTGCATGATGGACAATGAAACGTTCGAGCAGATCTTCCTGAGCGTTGAACAGGCCAGAGACGCTGCGCTGTATATGAAGGAAAATGTAAGCGTGGGTGTGGTCTTCTTCAAAGGCGCTCCCATCGCCATCGAGCTGCCGAACTTTGTGGAACTGCTGGTGGCGGAGACCGAACCCGGAGTACGGGGGGACACGGCGAGCGGCGGCGGCAAACCGGCCACCCTGGAAACAGGAGCGGTTGTTCAGGTGCCGCTCTTTATCGAGGAGGGAGATCTCGTCAAAGTAGATACGCGTAAGGGGGAGTATATCGAACGTGTAAAATCGTGA
- a CDS encoding tetratricopeptide repeat protein, protein MTKNKKDKTLEESSVELAPEDMEVMDRVRAMSPGVYRHTSWTTIGTGSTAKRKIQIIDYYFKELEPDEFGLFSAQVVDYTGKPLQMFDRLRPSEVYKMRLISENLEELPKILDRVNMLRSHVKIAERHLEQGEYHSAEYEYDNALKIDKHSVEANLGKGKTLFKMERYEEAKEIFDELSENPELYLEEHKHLFNEYGINLRQMSMYDCAAESYKRAIRVNPYDPHLYYNLAITCVKLGDAPLAVKLLDRAVKLKRKLENVSFPEAESLLKRIKSKLPEN, encoded by the coding sequence ATGACCAAAAATAAGAAGGACAAAACACTCGAGGAGTCAAGCGTAGAACTTGCCCCGGAGGACATGGAAGTCATGGACAGGGTGAGGGCCATGAGCCCGGGCGTATATCGTCACACCTCATGGACCACCATAGGGACCGGCTCCACGGCGAAACGTAAAATTCAGATCATTGATTACTATTTCAAGGAACTCGAGCCGGATGAGTTTGGCCTGTTTAGCGCCCAGGTCGTGGACTATACGGGCAAGCCACTGCAGATGTTCGACCGGTTAAGACCTTCCGAAGTGTACAAGATGCGCCTGATCAGTGAAAACCTGGAAGAGCTGCCCAAAATACTCGACAGAGTAAACATGCTCAGGTCCCATGTGAAGATAGCGGAACGCCATCTCGAGCAAGGTGAGTATCACAGCGCCGAGTACGAATACGACAACGCCTTGAAAATCGACAAACACAGTGTCGAAGCCAACCTCGGAAAGGGAAAGACGCTGTTCAAAATGGAAAGATACGAGGAAGCCAAGGAGATTTTCGACGAACTATCCGAGAATCCCGAACTCTATTTGGAGGAGCACAAACACCTGTTCAACGAGTACGGGATCAATCTGCGGCAGATGTCCATGTACGATTGCGCCGCCGAATCGTACAAGAGAGCGATCAGGGTCAATCCCTACGATCCTCATCTTTACTACAATCTGGCCATCACGTGTGTAAAACTGGGCGACGCTCCGCTGGCGGTGAAACTGCTCGACCGGGCTGTAAAATTGAAACGCAAACTCGAGAACGTCAGCTTCCCCGAAGCGGAGAGTCTGCTCAAAAGGATAAAGAGTAAACTGCCGGAGAACTAA
- a CDS encoding NAD(P)/FAD-dependent oxidoreductase, giving the protein MNEMYDVVVVGLGPAGSVLSKILAENGLKVLALERKVHPRVKPCAGCISQRIDQIFDLSALDVVEGSIYGATLSYLGKEPVTQYSTKTLAYMVRRERFDQKLMQEAESAGAEIVQNVPVKRVTRDNGLIEVHSAAGTVRAPMVAGADGSLSVVRRCLMPNNEWWQYATLERRIDNGDVALSIRDRVHIDLGWVTFGYGWIFPHANAVSAGLAVLLEKKRTLRKCFSAFLRTMGLESTASQSNEKTLAHPIVSFARSRPTVAVPGAILLGDAAGLTDPLTGEGIYFAVYSAQLAATAILDVFRGKPDALSQYERRMDEEFYSEFRQAAWATRWIYRFPKYFVHKVRRNPEIMDVFFRILRGEESYRRVSSELKRHFLRRIWFWRR; this is encoded by the coding sequence GTGAACGAAATGTACGATGTCGTTGTTGTCGGTTTGGGCCCGGCGGGATCGGTCTTATCCAAGATATTGGCCGAAAACGGACTCAAGGTTTTGGCGTTGGAGAGAAAGGTCCACCCACGTGTGAAGCCTTGCGCCGGATGCATCTCGCAACGAATCGATCAAATTTTTGACTTGTCGGCCCTTGACGTGGTCGAAGGATCCATATACGGCGCCACTCTCTCCTACCTGGGCAAGGAGCCCGTCACCCAGTACAGCACAAAAACATTGGCCTACATGGTCAGGAGGGAACGGTTCGACCAGAAACTCATGCAGGAAGCGGAATCCGCCGGGGCTGAAATCGTTCAGAACGTTCCTGTGAAAAGAGTGACTCGCGACAATGGACTGATTGAGGTGCATTCCGCCGCCGGTACCGTGCGGGCCCCAATGGTGGCTGGAGCGGATGGTTCGCTCAGTGTGGTGCGGCGATGTTTGATGCCGAACAATGAGTGGTGGCAATACGCGACCCTGGAACGGCGCATCGACAACGGAGATGTGGCGCTGTCCATACGTGATCGCGTGCATATTGACCTGGGATGGGTGACGTTCGGTTACGGATGGATTTTTCCTCACGCGAACGCCGTGTCCGCCGGGCTTGCCGTTCTTCTGGAGAAGAAACGTACGCTAAGAAAGTGTTTTTCCGCCTTTCTTCGAACCATGGGGCTTGAATCGACGGCGTCACAGAGTAACGAGAAGACCCTCGCCCACCCTATTGTCAGCTTTGCGAGAAGCAGACCCACGGTGGCCGTTCCGGGAGCCATACTTCTGGGAGACGCCGCGGGGTTGACGGATCCGCTAACCGGAGAAGGCATTTACTTTGCCGTGTACAGTGCTCAACTGGCCGCCACCGCAATTCTCGACGTGTTTCGAGGAAAGCCCGACGCTTTATCTCAATACGAGCGTCGGATGGACGAAGAATTCTACAGCGAGTTTCGCCAGGCGGCCTGGGCCACCCGATGGATTTATCGCTTTCCCAAATACTTCGTGCACAAGGTGAGACGCAATCCGGAAATCATGGATGTGTTTTTTCGAATCTTGCGGGGAGAGGAGAGCTACCGTCGCGTCTCCTCCGAACTCAAGAGGCATTTCTTGAGGAGGATTTGGTTTTGGCGAAGGTAA
- the alr gene encoding alanine racemase translates to MGHSFSHNRVEIDLAAIERNLNQVRSCGPTALRVMAVVKADAYGHGMLPVSRKLAQLGCEYLAVFRLEEAVRLREGGIDLPVVVLMGFLEDEREYGVECGVIPVLHDVREIPELDAIARRKDRVVHVHLKIDTGMGRMGLPEHQAELALDLLRSCGGLKLDGLLTHLSAAEDPREEAYTLEQVKKFRQFLDLAHKMGHRPANNQVSNSAACIYRWNTGSDLVRTGLALYGTTPSPELGRRIALKPVMSFHSNVVQVKQAPAGTSISYGRTFITDRPTTLAAVPVGYADGYVRRFSNRSEVLIRGQRAPVRGRVCMNVTVVDVTSIQGVREGDPVVLLGRQGDEIITAEELANHADTISYEIFTAIGGQNPRIYIDSAPSIK, encoded by the coding sequence GTGGGTCATTCGTTTTCTCATAACAGAGTTGAGATCGACCTCGCGGCTATCGAGCGGAATCTCAACCAGGTTCGTTCATGCGGCCCCACGGCCCTTCGAGTGATGGCCGTGGTCAAGGCGGATGCCTATGGCCATGGAATGCTGCCCGTTTCCAGAAAACTGGCCCAACTGGGTTGCGAATACCTGGCGGTTTTCCGCTTGGAAGAAGCGGTGCGACTCAGGGAAGGAGGAATCGATCTCCCCGTGGTCGTGTTGATGGGATTTCTCGAGGATGAGCGCGAATACGGAGTCGAATGCGGTGTAATTCCCGTGCTTCACGACGTCCGGGAAATTCCCGAACTCGATGCGATCGCTCGCCGCAAGGACCGCGTTGTACACGTCCACCTGAAGATCGATACCGGCATGGGACGCATGGGTTTACCCGAACATCAGGCTGAACTCGCCCTCGATCTCCTCCGCTCCTGCGGGGGCCTGAAACTCGACGGGCTTCTGACGCATTTGTCCGCGGCAGAAGACCCCCGGGAAGAAGCGTACACCCTGGAGCAGGTAAAGAAATTCAGACAGTTCCTCGATCTGGCGCATAAGATGGGGCATCGTCCCGCAAACAACCAGGTTTCCAACAGTGCGGCATGCATATACCGATGGAACACCGGATCCGACTTGGTGCGGACCGGCCTGGCCCTATATGGGACAACCCCGTCCCCTGAACTCGGCAGGCGAATTGCCTTGAAACCGGTCATGTCCTTCCATTCCAATGTTGTTCAGGTAAAACAGGCACCCGCCGGAACGAGCATTTCCTACGGACGGACCTTCATCACGGACCGGCCCACCACCCTCGCCGCCGTGCCGGTGGGATATGCGGATGGATATGTTCGCCGGTTTTCCAACCGCTCCGAGGTGCTGATCCGGGGACAACGGGCCCCTGTGCGGGGCCGTGTGTGCATGAACGTCACGGTGGTGGACGTCACTTCCATCCAAGGCGTCCGGGAGGGCGATCCGGTGGTGCTTCTCGGACGACAGGGAGACGAGATCATCACAGCGGAAGAACTGGCCAACCACGCAGACACGATATCGTATGAAATATTTACCGCTATTGGTGGACAAAATCCAAGGATCTATATAGATAGCGCCCCATCCATAAAATGA
- a CDS encoding lipid-binding SYLF domain-containing protein: MKSSRKSIVLLVVALSLLVSIPSWAQESTVDKRVENATQVLLEFMQSPDKEVPMELFRKSAAVAVFPRVLQGAFFVGGKFGRGLISTYDAENQSWSAPAFFTVGGGSIGFQFGGESIDLILFILNKRGIESLLSGKVTLGGDVSATAGPVGRTMAADTDILLTAEIYSYSRTKGLFAGVSLKGAIVAPDNESNEAFYGTPLNARDILLENKAQPIKEAEQLVKTLKQFSGK; encoded by the coding sequence ATGAAGTCATCGAGAAAATCGATCGTTTTGTTGGTGGTTGCGCTGTCTCTGCTTGTATCCATACCCTCATGGGCCCAGGAATCCACTGTTGATAAACGAGTGGAAAACGCTACCCAGGTGTTGTTGGAATTCATGCAGAGCCCGGACAAGGAAGTGCCTATGGAGCTCTTCCGGAAAAGCGCCGCCGTCGCCGTGTTTCCCCGGGTCCTCCAGGGCGCCTTTTTTGTGGGCGGCAAGTTCGGACGCGGATTGATCTCCACCTACGACGCTGAGAATCAGTCCTGGAGCGCCCCTGCCTTTTTCACCGTTGGGGGTGGAAGCATCGGGTTCCAGTTTGGCGGCGAATCGATCGATCTTATTTTGTTCATTCTAAACAAGCGAGGAATCGAAAGCTTACTTTCAGGCAAGGTCACCCTGGGGGGAGACGTTTCCGCCACAGCGGGCCCGGTAGGAAGGACCATGGCCGCTGATACGGATATTCTTCTGACAGCGGAGATCTATTCTTATTCGAGAACCAAAGGGCTGTTTGCCGGCGTATCGTTGAAGGGAGCGATTGTAGCCCCGGATAATGAGTCCAATGAGGCTTTCTACGGCACGCCACTGAACGCGAGAGACATTCTGCTGGAAAATAAGGCCCAACCGATCAAAGAGGCTGAACAGCTGGTGAAAACGCTTAAGCAGTTTTCGGGCAAGTAA
- a CDS encoding amidohydrolase, with amino-acid sequence MEDASSLVDLKIVNGTVLTMSTAGEILERGTVSVHNGSIHGVTSEAGDLPARKVIDAKGKLVMPGLVNTHTHSPMSCFRGLSDDLPLMEWLEKHIFPAEGLFVDSGLAYWGSMLSCLEMMLSGTTTFADGYFFEENVAQAVLDSGLRAVVCQGVVDFPAPGVPDPSENVRRAVQLIREWGNRNSRVRCGIFAHSTYTCSPETLSRAKAAANEHEALLFIHLSETRDEIKQIEERFGCTPVRHLENLGIMDHRTVGVHCVWLTDEDMDLIARRDMGVSYTPESEMKLASGVAPIPELIRRGVAVSLGTDGPASNNDMDMFTEMDVSAKLQKVHNLDPTCASARETVWMATLGGARVLGMENEVGSIEPGGSFIWIVQKS; translated from the coding sequence GTGGAAGACGCATCCAGTCTCGTGGACCTCAAAATCGTGAATGGGACCGTTCTGACCATGTCAACGGCCGGGGAGATTCTAGAGAGGGGAACCGTGTCGGTTCACAATGGTTCGATCCACGGCGTGACTTCAGAGGCGGGGGATCTTCCTGCTCGCAAAGTGATCGATGCGAAAGGCAAACTTGTGATGCCGGGGCTGGTGAACACCCATACTCATTCGCCAATGTCCTGCTTTCGAGGGCTTTCGGATGATCTGCCGCTGATGGAGTGGCTCGAAAAACACATCTTCCCGGCGGAAGGCTTGTTCGTCGACAGTGGGCTGGCTTATTGGGGCTCTATGCTGTCCTGTCTTGAGATGATGCTTTCCGGGACCACCACGTTTGCCGACGGTTACTTTTTCGAAGAGAATGTGGCTCAGGCGGTCCTCGATTCCGGTCTGCGGGCCGTCGTCTGCCAAGGGGTGGTCGATTTTCCCGCTCCCGGCGTGCCCGATCCAAGCGAAAACGTCCGCCGGGCCGTTCAACTGATTCGCGAGTGGGGCAATCGAAACAGTCGCGTCAGATGCGGCATTTTCGCTCACTCCACGTACACATGTTCGCCGGAAACGCTGAGCCGGGCCAAAGCGGCGGCAAATGAACACGAGGCGCTTCTGTTCATCCATCTTTCCGAAACGCGGGACGAAATCAAGCAGATAGAAGAACGGTTCGGATGCACACCCGTGCGCCATCTCGAGAACTTGGGAATCATGGACCACCGCACCGTTGGTGTTCACTGCGTGTGGTTGACGGACGAGGACATGGACCTCATCGCGAGAAGGGACATGGGCGTGTCTTATACTCCTGAGAGCGAGATGAAGCTGGCCTCCGGCGTGGCTCCAATACCCGAGCTGATTCGAAGGGGTGTGGCCGTCTCCTTAGGAACGGACGGTCCGGCCAGCAACAATGACATGGACATGTTCACCGAAATGGACGTCTCCGCAAAGCTTCAGAAGGTGCATAATTTAGATCCAACATGCGCTTCGGCCCGGGAGACCGTTTGGATGGCAACGTTGGGCGGGGCCAGGGTGTTGGGAATGGAGAACGAAGTGGGATCGATAGAACCCGGCGGGTCCTTCATCTGGATTGTGCAGAAATCCTGA